One part of the Oscillatoria sp. FACHB-1407 genome encodes these proteins:
- a CDS encoding cytochrome c oxidase subunit II, producing MNIPSNILTMLAGIALTLVSIWYGQNHGLLPIAASEEAAIIDGLFNTMMTVSVGLFLLVQGILVISVFKFRRRAGDQADGPPIHGNIPLEIVWTAIPAVVVLVIGVYSFEVYNRLGGFDPNAALDPGVAQVAMVPGDEATGLIASPKPKMPGHHHMALGIGAMPADEGRAADLVVDVMGLQYAWIFTYPASGVTTGELHVPVGKEVQLNIKAQDVLHAFWLPEFRLKQDAIPGRDAELRFKPTREGEYPIVCAELCGPYHGAMAAKLFVHSSDEFDGWLQQQVASNDNTAQVVAMRSEDRSEADYLTPIVDHTMGKAISPEALAQLHTHPSVTP from the coding sequence GTGAACATTCCAAGTAATATCCTCACAATGTTGGCTGGCATCGCCTTGACGCTAGTTAGCATTTGGTACGGACAAAATCACGGTTTGCTGCCCATAGCCGCTTCAGAAGAAGCTGCCATTATTGATGGGCTGTTTAACACGATGATGACGGTGTCCGTCGGACTTTTTCTACTCGTACAAGGCATTCTGGTTATTTCTGTATTTAAGTTCCGTCGTCGCGCTGGTGATCAGGCTGACGGTCCACCGATTCATGGCAATATCCCGTTAGAGATTGTCTGGACTGCGATTCCGGCTGTAGTTGTGTTGGTGATTGGGGTTTACAGCTTTGAGGTCTACAATCGCCTGGGTGGCTTTGACCCCAACGCAGCCCTTGACCCAGGAGTAGCTCAGGTTGCCATGGTGCCCGGTGATGAAGCGACAGGTTTAATTGCATCTCCCAAACCTAAAATGCCGGGACATCACCACATGGCACTGGGAATTGGGGCAATGCCTGCTGACGAGGGCAGAGCAGCCGATTTAGTGGTTGACGTGATGGGGCTGCAATATGCCTGGATCTTTACCTATCCTGCGAGCGGCGTTACAACGGGTGAGCTTCACGTCCCTGTTGGCAAAGAGGTGCAGTTGAACATCAAGGCGCAGGACGTGCTTCATGCATTTTGGTTGCCAGAGTTTCGCCTCAAGCAAGACGCGATTCCAGGACGTGACGCAGAGCTGCGCTTTAAGCCGACGCGAGAGGGAGAATACCCCATTGTCTGCGCTGAGTTGTGTGGTCCTTATCACGGTGCAATGGCTGCCAAGTTGTTTGTTCACTCGTCTGATGAGTTTGACGGTTGGTTACAACAACAGGTCGCCAGCAATGACAACACTGCTCAAGTAGTGGCAATGCGTTCGGAAGACCGCTCAGAAGCAGACTACTTAACCCCAATTGTGGATCACACGATGGGCAAAGCGATTTCCCCTGAAGCTCTGGCGCAACTACACACACATCCCTCGGTCACGCCCTGA
- a CDS encoding COX15/CtaA family protein: MTDSVIHQRALDAGDITRSSEVLRPVDHIRKLIWKIAIATLILMAIGSATRVMNAGLACPDWPLCYGTLFPSQQMNFQVFLEWIHRLDAALIGLMAIALVGLSIWYRQDLPQWTPWGASFALFLIVFQGILGGLTVTEMLRFDIVTAHLGTALLFFMTLLIMGTALMPYQGTGTAGRLPWISFSAALLIYLQSLTGALVGSQWALHQCLSIAQLCSVMNSHLVGVMPTSVMVIILVTLAWRTPALHPVLRQLANSAAGLLLMQLVLGVSTFRLHLQVELLTVAHQFVGAALLGTLICFTILGWRDSSQSKTAFRHALESVEP, translated from the coding sequence ATGACTGATTCTGTGATTCATCAACGTGCCTTAGATGCAGGTGATATTACTCGCTCTTCAGAGGTTTTAAGACCTGTTGATCACATTCGAAAGTTGATCTGGAAAATTGCGATCGCCACCCTAATTTTGATGGCAATTGGCAGCGCAACACGGGTCATGAACGCTGGGCTTGCCTGCCCAGACTGGCCCCTTTGCTATGGCACGTTGTTTCCCAGTCAACAGATGAATTTCCAGGTGTTTTTAGAGTGGATTCATCGTCTGGATGCCGCATTAATCGGACTGATGGCGATCGCTCTGGTGGGTTTGAGTATCTGGTATCGCCAAGACTTACCGCAATGGACACCCTGGGGAGCAAGTTTTGCCCTGTTCCTAATTGTGTTTCAGGGGATCTTGGGTGGGTTGACTGTCACCGAAATGCTGCGGTTTGACATCGTGACTGCGCACCTCGGCACTGCCCTCCTGTTTTTTATGACCCTGCTGATCATGGGTACTGCACTGATGCCTTATCAAGGGACGGGTACTGCTGGACGGTTACCGTGGATTAGTTTCAGTGCCGCGTTGCTGATTTATTTGCAAAGCCTCACAGGTGCTCTCGTCGGTTCACAGTGGGCACTGCATCAATGTCTCTCGATCGCCCAACTATGTAGCGTGATGAACAGTCACCTCGTAGGTGTGATGCCCACCAGTGTCATGGTGATTATCCTGGTGACGCTGGCATGGCGCACCCCTGCGCTGCACCCGGTGCTACGACAACTTGCTAATAGTGCCGCTGGGTTGCTCCTGATGCAACTTGTGTTGGGGGTCTCCACATTTCGATTACACCTCCAGGTCGAGTTGTTGACGGTGGCGCACCAGTTTGTGGGAGCCGCTCTTTTAGGCACCCTGATCTGTTTCACAATTTTGGGTTGGCGTGATAGCAGCCAGAGTAAAACTGCCTTCCGTCATGCTCTGGAGAGCGTTGAACCCTAA
- a CDS encoding heme o synthase, with amino-acid sequence MHETAFAGTTRHHRNFWQVIQSYWQLTKPRIIVLLLITTAGSMWIAAKGEVDPLLLIVTLLSGALAAASANTINCLYDRDIDYEMERTRHRPLPSGRVQPRDALIFAIALALISFSLLTVFANLLSAMLAMSGIVTYVLVYTHWLKRHSTQNIVIGGAAGAIPPLVGWAAVTGDLGWAAWVFFAIIFFWTPPHFWALAMMIREDYAKVGVPMLPVVVGEEPTARQIWIYTLLLIPVTLLLVYPLHTMGTVYMAIALLLGGIFVAKAWALLQQPTDLGLARSLFKYSIFYMMLLSAGMAIDSLPITHQLTAVAADYLNTWVSTVASIMMG; translated from the coding sequence ATGCATGAAACCGCTTTTGCCGGAACAACTCGCCACCATCGCAACTTCTGGCAAGTCATTCAGAGTTACTGGCAACTCACCAAACCCCGCATTATTGTCTTGTTGTTGATCACGACCGCAGGCAGCATGTGGATTGCTGCAAAGGGAGAAGTTGATCCCCTCTTGCTGATCGTGACTTTGTTGAGTGGTGCGCTGGCTGCCGCCTCAGCCAACACAATTAACTGTCTCTACGATCGCGACATTGATTATGAGATGGAACGCACTCGCCATCGCCCCTTGCCATCTGGTCGTGTGCAGCCCCGTGACGCACTCATTTTTGCGATCGCCCTGGCTTTGATTTCCTTTTCGCTACTGACGGTCTTTGCCAACTTGTTGAGTGCGATGTTAGCAATGTCTGGCATCGTCACTTATGTTCTGGTCTACACCCACTGGCTCAAACGCCACAGCACTCAAAACATTGTGATTGGGGGTGCGGCGGGTGCCATTCCGCCATTAGTCGGTTGGGCTGCTGTCACTGGCGACTTGGGTTGGGCAGCCTGGGTATTTTTCGCCATTATCTTTTTCTGGACGCCACCCCACTTCTGGGCACTGGCGATGATGATTCGAGAAGATTACGCTAAAGTCGGTGTGCCGATGCTCCCGGTGGTCGTGGGCGAGGAACCAACCGCTCGACAAATCTGGATTTATACCCTGTTGCTAATTCCTGTGACGCTGTTGCTGGTCTATCCCCTGCATACGATGGGTACGGTCTACATGGCGATCGCCCTCCTTCTGGGTGGCATCTTTGTTGCCAAAGCGTGGGCACTACTCCAGCAACCGACTGATTTGGGTCTGGCGCGATCGCTGTTTAAGTACTCCATCTTTTACATGATGCTGTTGAGTGCAGGAATGGCGATTGATAGTCTACCCATCACCCACCAACTCACGGCTGTAGCCGCTGACTATCTCAACACCTGGGTCAGCACGGTTGCCAGCATAATGATGGGATAA
- a CDS encoding leucine-rich repeat domain-containing protein, with product MPHIHVQLRATCLSLVAVFSAELPTLAQPVAPEAFETFEEWCLYRANIDQAARDTVNALLRAVGTTDCTEANERLMAPEQVTLDLRLNPYVLYLRQQQEAQATNSTPQFSAVPLLPPLLPPLPLLSYPTPFNSSGRPMTAYFRDGQTEITDLRPLEPLTNLRALYLDNNRIADLSPLRSLTHLTTLELNSSNIVDIAPLAELTQLTSLSLKDNRIQDLTPLSSLTALTQLHLSGNDVTSLSPLTPLTNLQVLSLEGCKVTDLAPIATLTQLQHLRLRGNAVTDVSPLASLTQLTTLGLERNQITDVTPLGALTQLTNLSLNNNQIVDPAPLRSLTSLTFLNLGENRITRVNGLESLTALTGLGLANNQVTDIAPLRSLTQLETLRLNHNQITDVTPLRSLTQLQTLSLNRNRITNVSHLQPLVNLNELQLGENQIADLNPLRSLTRLEVLALNNNRISSITTLRSLSNLGFLDLRNNRVRDVAPLRSLRRLYYVRLAGNPVSNLNSIQRRGLATDLGTDSGLPPLPTFIVPLPPIPSYRLPPVPILRPIPQASPPSLPPGETE from the coding sequence ATGCCTCACATCCATGTGCAATTGAGAGCGACCTGTCTGTCATTGGTGGCTGTATTCTCGGCTGAATTACCAACTTTGGCGCAACCTGTCGCCCCTGAAGCGTTTGAAACCTTTGAAGAATGGTGTCTTTATCGCGCCAATATTGATCAGGCTGCAAGAGACACAGTGAATGCATTGCTGAGAGCGGTTGGCACAACGGATTGCACAGAAGCCAACGAACGGTTAATGGCTCCTGAACAGGTAACGCTCGATCTCAGGCTGAACCCGTATGTCCTGTATTTACGCCAACAACAAGAGGCACAAGCCACAAACTCAACTCCACAATTCTCTGCCGTCCCCCTTCTGCCTCCGCTCCTACCACCACTCCCGTTGTTGAGTTACCCAACTCCCTTTAATTCTTCGGGCAGACCGATGACGGCTTACTTTAGGGATGGTCAAACTGAAATTACTGATCTGCGTCCTCTAGAGCCTCTGACCAATCTCAGAGCACTGTATCTCGATAACAATCGCATTGCAGATCTCAGCCCACTGCGATCGCTAACCCATCTCACAACTTTGGAGTTGAACAGCAGCAACATCGTTGATATTGCGCCTCTAGCTGAATTAACTCAACTGACTTCTCTGAGCCTCAAAGACAACCGAATTCAAGATTTGACCCCGTTAAGCTCTTTAACAGCATTAACACAACTCCACCTGAGTGGAAACGATGTTACGAGTTTGAGTCCACTCACCCCCCTGACCAACCTGCAAGTGTTGAGTCTGGAGGGCTGTAAGGTCACTGACCTGGCTCCCATCGCGACGCTGACCCAGTTACAACATCTCCGGTTACGGGGTAATGCGGTGACAGATGTCAGTCCCCTGGCATCCTTAACGCAACTCACCACACTGGGCTTAGAACGCAACCAGATTACAGACGTCACGCCCTTGGGGGCATTGACCCAATTGACGAACCTTTCGCTCAATAACAATCAAATTGTTGATCCCGCTCCGTTGCGATCGCTGACCAGTCTCACCTTTCTCAACTTAGGTGAGAATCGCATCACCCGCGTCAACGGTTTGGAATCCCTCACAGCACTCACCGGGTTGGGCTTAGCAAACAATCAAGTTACTGATATTGCCCCATTGCGATCGCTAACCCAGTTGGAAACACTGAGGCTCAATCATAACCAGATTACAGATGTCACTCCGTTGCGATCGCTGACTCAGTTACAAACCCTCAGCTTGAACCGCAATCGCATCACCAATGTGAGCCATTTGCAGCCTCTGGTCAATCTGAACGAGTTGCAACTGGGTGAGAACCAAATTGCTGATCTGAACCCATTGCGATCGCTGACTCGTCTTGAGGTACTTGCCCTGAACAACAACCGCATCTCAAGCATTACGACCTTGCGATCGCTCTCCAACTTGGGCTTTTTAGACCTGCGCAACAACCGCGTTCGTGATGTAGCCCCGTTGCGATCGCTGAGGCGACTCTATTACGTGCGTTTGGCGGGCAATCCTGTGAGCAATCTGAACTCGATTCAGCGGCGTGGACTGGCAACGGATCTAGGGACTGATAGCGGGCTGCCGCCGCTACCTACTTTCATCGTGCCGCTACCCCCTATCCCCAGCTACCGACTGCCCCCCGTGCCGATCCTCAGACCAATCCCTCAGGCTAGCCCTCCATCTTTGCCACCTGGGGAAACGGAGTGA
- a CDS encoding GDSL-type esterase/lipase family protein, whose translation MQTLVGQSSQSSLLAPNQLQPLRLVALGDSLIYGFGDPEGGGWVERLRRQWMAADSVGHVLYNLGVRGDGVRHVARRLEDEFRHRGELRHRVPDVIILSVGVNDSARVGRRHGRNFTEFDDFETDLADLLDQAQRLCQVIFVGMTPVDETKMPFSDLLYYNHADQHQYKEATRLACLEREIPYLDLFDLWLSRGESWWRSRLCADGLHPNVAGYSALLQDFLNWDEVSQLLRIKG comes from the coding sequence ATGCAAACCTTAGTTGGTCAATCCAGTCAGTCATCGCTCCTCGCGCCCAATCAACTTCAACCCCTGCGACTGGTTGCGCTTGGAGACAGTCTGATTTATGGTTTTGGCGACCCGGAGGGAGGGGGTTGGGTGGAACGGTTGCGCCGCCAGTGGATGGCAGCCGATAGTGTAGGGCATGTGCTCTATAACCTGGGTGTGCGCGGAGATGGGGTGCGCCATGTCGCACGACGGCTTGAGGATGAGTTCCGCCATCGCGGAGAACTGCGACACCGGGTTCCGGATGTGATTATTTTGTCGGTTGGAGTCAATGATTCTGCTCGTGTAGGGCGACGGCATGGGCGCAACTTTACTGAGTTTGACGATTTTGAGACAGACCTGGCTGATTTATTAGATCAGGCTCAGCGGCTCTGTCAAGTAATCTTTGTTGGCATGACTCCAGTGGATGAGACAAAGATGCCTTTCTCAGATTTGCTCTATTACAATCATGCCGACCAACATCAATACAAAGAGGCAACTCGACTAGCCTGTTTAGAGCGAGAGATTCCTTACCTGGACTTGTTTGATCTGTGGTTGTCACGAGGCGAGTCGTGGTGGCGATCGCGTCTCTGTGCTGATGGGCTACACCCCAATGTGGCAGGATACTCTGCTTTGTTACAGGACTTTTTAAATTGGGACGAGGTCAGCCAATTACTCAGGATCAAGGGCTAA
- a CDS encoding DNA-directed RNA polymerase subunit omega gives MAKSSLQKRSTLDASQLMRRAEDLINAASNRYRITVQVANRAQRRRFEEFDSLDDPKMKPVIRAIIEMSDELTQPEIIGE, from the coding sequence GTGGCTAAAAGTTCCTTACAAAAACGCTCAACTCTCGATGCATCTCAGTTGATGCGACGGGCAGAAGATTTAATTAATGCCGCTTCCAACCGCTATCGCATCACGGTGCAGGTGGCAAACCGGGCACAACGTCGTCGTTTTGAAGAGTTTGATAGCTTAGACGATCCCAAAATGAAGCCAGTGATTCGGGCAATCATCGAGATGTCTGATGAGCTAACTCAGCCTGAAATTATCGGTGAATAA
- a CDS encoding DUF1818 family protein, producing the protein MARQLKQGAGWQLGWNPDASDYKGLVGTDEWAIELTEAELDDFCRLLQQLADTMAQIAAELMDEEKISCEVESDLLWLEAEGFPHAYALRLILHTGRRAQGYWSAIAVPELIQAAQTLKVF; encoded by the coding sequence ATGGCACGTCAACTGAAACAGGGAGCAGGTTGGCAATTGGGTTGGAACCCAGATGCCTCCGATTACAAAGGCTTAGTTGGCACGGATGAATGGGCGATCGAGCTAACCGAAGCCGAACTCGATGATTTTTGTCGTCTACTGCAACAATTGGCAGACACGATGGCTCAAATCGCAGCAGAGCTTATGGATGAGGAAAAGATAAGCTGCGAGGTCGAGAGCGACCTGTTATGGTTGGAGGCAGAAGGCTTTCCCCATGCCTATGCGCTGCGGTTGATCCTGCATACAGGACGACGCGCCCAAGGCTACTGGTCAGCGATCGCCGTCCCGGAGCTTATTCAAGCCGCTCAAACCCTCAAGGTTTTCTAA
- a CDS encoding 2Fe-2S iron-sulfur cluster-binding protein, whose amino-acid sequence MANIKFVKENREVIAADGANLRLKAIENGIDLYTFVGKMMSCGGYGQCGTCIVEIVEGMENLSPRTDVENRKLKKKPDTYRLACQTLVNGPVSVNTKP is encoded by the coding sequence ATGGCTAATATTAAGTTTGTTAAAGAAAATCGGGAAGTTATTGCGGCGGATGGTGCCAATTTAAGGCTTAAGGCGATCGAGAATGGTATTGACCTCTACACCTTTGTAGGCAAGATGATGAGTTGTGGAGGCTATGGACAATGCGGCACTTGCATTGTGGAGATTGTGGAGGGAATGGAAAACCTATCGCCTCGTACGGATGTTGAGAATCGGAAACTCAAAAAGAAGCCTGACACTTATCGGCTAGCGTGTCAAACCTTGGTGAACGGACCTGTGAGTGTTAACACTAAACCGTAG
- the psbB gene encoding photosystem II chlorophyll-binding protein CP47 has product MGLPWYRVHTVVINDPGRLIAVHLMHTALVAGWAGSMALYELAIFDPSDPVLNPMWRQGMFVLPFMARLGVTQSWGGWSITGETAVDPGFWSFEGVAAAHIILSGLLFLAACWHWVYWDLELFRDPRTGEPALDLPKMFGIHLFLSGLLCFGFGAFHLTGLFGPGMWVSDPYGLTGSVQPVAPSWGPEGFNPFNPGGIVAHHIAAGVVGIIAGLFHLAVRPPERLYKALRMGNIETVLSSSIAAVFFAAFVVAGTMWYGNAATPIELFGPTRYQWDSGYFQQEIDRRVQAELADGASLSEAWSAIPEKLAFYDYVGNNPAKGGLFRTGPMVKGDGIAEGWLGHAVFKDKEGRELNVRRIPNFFENFPVVLTDADGIVRADIPFRRAESKYSFEQAGVTATFYGGALDGQTFTDPAAVKQYARKAQLGEAFEFDRETLNSDGVFRTSPRGWFTFGHACFALLFFFGHIWHGSRTIFRDVFAGVDPDLSEEQVEWGFYQKVGDKTTRRKEAV; this is encoded by the coding sequence ATGGGACTACCCTGGTATCGAGTACACACAGTTGTCATCAATGACCCAGGACGGCTGATTGCTGTACACCTAATGCACACCGCCCTGGTTGCAGGCTGGGCTGGCTCAATGGCTTTGTATGAGCTGGCTATTTTTGACCCCAGTGATCCTGTCCTGAACCCTATGTGGCGTCAGGGCATGTTCGTATTGCCGTTCATGGCTCGTTTGGGAGTCACTCAGTCCTGGGGTGGTTGGAGCATCACAGGTGAAACAGCTGTCGATCCTGGCTTCTGGTCATTTGAAGGCGTCGCCGCCGCCCACATTATTCTGTCTGGGTTACTGTTTTTAGCGGCTTGCTGGCACTGGGTTTATTGGGACCTAGAGCTATTTAGAGATCCACGTACAGGCGAGCCTGCTTTAGACTTGCCTAAGATGTTTGGTATTCATCTATTTCTATCCGGTCTACTCTGCTTTGGATTTGGTGCATTCCACCTGACGGGCTTATTTGGTCCCGGCATGTGGGTGTCCGATCCCTACGGTCTGACGGGTAGCGTCCAACCTGTTGCGCCATCGTGGGGTCCAGAAGGATTCAACCCCTTTAACCCCGGTGGAATTGTGGCTCACCACATCGCCGCAGGAGTTGTTGGTATTATTGCGGGTCTATTCCATTTGGCAGTTCGTCCTCCAGAGCGTCTGTACAAGGCGTTGCGGATGGGGAACATTGAGACGGTACTCTCTAGTAGTATTGCGGCTGTCTTCTTTGCGGCGTTTGTTGTTGCTGGAACAATGTGGTACGGCAACGCAGCTACGCCAATCGAATTGTTTGGTCCTACCCGTTATCAATGGGATAGCGGTTACTTCCAGCAAGAAATCGATCGTCGAGTTCAGGCTGAACTGGCAGATGGGGCAAGCCTCAGTGAAGCGTGGTCTGCGATCCCTGAGAAATTGGCTTTCTATGACTACGTGGGCAATAACCCCGCGAAGGGTGGTCTGTTCCGTACAGGTCCAATGGTCAAGGGAGATGGAATCGCTGAGGGTTGGTTAGGTCATGCTGTCTTCAAAGATAAGGAAGGCCGTGAACTGAATGTTCGCCGCATTCCTAACTTCTTTGAAAACTTCCCCGTTGTTTTGACTGATGCAGATGGCATTGTCCGGGCTGATATCCCATTCCGTCGTGCGGAGTCGAAATATAGTTTTGAGCAAGCTGGAGTCACGGCGACCTTTTATGGCGGTGCTCTGGATGGTCAAACCTTTACTGATCCCGCGGCTGTGAAGCAGTACGCTCGTAAAGCGCAATTGGGTGAGGCATTTGAGTTCGATCGGGAAACTCTCAACTCTGACGGTGTGTTCCGCACCAGTCCCAGAGGTTGGTTTACCTTCGGACACGCTTGTTTCGCTTTGTTGTTCTTCTTTGGTCATATCTGGCACGGCTCCCGCACCATCTTCCGCGATGTGTTTGCTGGGGTTGATCCTGATCTGTCTGAAGAGCAAGTTGAGTGGGGCTTCTATCAGAAGGTGGGTGATAAGACAACCCGCCGTAAGGAAGCGGTTTAA
- a CDS encoding photosystem II reaction center protein T, giving the protein MESVAYILFLAGAIAVLFFAIAFREPPRISKD; this is encoded by the coding sequence ATGGAAAGCGTTGCCTACATTCTGTTCCTGGCTGGTGCTATCGCGGTTCTATTTTTCGCGATCGCCTTTCGTGAACCTCCTCGAATTAGCAAAGACTAA
- the nrdR gene encoding transcriptional regulator NrdR has translation MRCPFCQFTENRVLESRSAESGQSVRRRRECLQCNRRFTTYERIEFVPITVIKRDGDRESFDRSKLLRGIMRACEKTGVSTVELENLVDEIEAELQQRSVREVYSNEIGELVLKHLQTLNEVAYIRFASVYRQFQGIRDFVDTLNHLQSVTDKSSPSTTLDSGDLSASENNVREASLRP, from the coding sequence ATGCGCTGTCCATTCTGCCAATTCACAGAAAATCGAGTGTTGGAGTCGCGATCGGCTGAGTCGGGGCAAAGCGTCCGGCGGCGACGAGAATGTTTACAGTGCAACCGCCGCTTCACGACCTACGAGCGAATTGAGTTTGTCCCGATTACGGTAATCAAACGGGATGGCGATCGCGAGTCCTTCGATCGCTCAAAACTGCTACGTGGCATTATGCGAGCCTGTGAAAAAACAGGAGTGTCTACGGTTGAGCTAGAAAATCTGGTAGACGAGATTGAGGCTGAGCTTCAACAGCGATCGGTTCGAGAGGTATACAGTAACGAAATTGGCGAACTCGTACTCAAGCATCTACAAACGCTCAACGAAGTGGCTTATATTCGATTTGCCTCTGTGTATCGCCAATTTCAAGGGATTCGAGATTTTGTTGATACCCTCAATCATTTGCAGAGCGTCACCGATAAAAGTAGTCCTTCCACGACATTAGACTCCGGAGATCTCTCTGCATCTGAGAATAATGTACGAGAGGCATCTCTTCGTCCCTAA